In a genomic window of Streptomyces sp. NBC_01142:
- a CDS encoding non-ribosomal peptide synthetase: MSGTKRDPQKAGARRTGGGGLSDVLPLTPLQEGLLFHAVYDRQQLDVYSVQLVLDLEGPLDRAALKAAAAGLLHRHANLRAGFRYRKNGQPVQLVPREIPLPWREFEETGDLEGATDRDRAEPFDVGRPPLIRFTLIGTGTDSHRLLITCHHILLDGWSMPILLQELFAAYAAGGDATGLPAVTTYKTYLSWLAGQDQQAAATAWQQLLTGLEEPTRLVPAPPGRTPVLPERHVARLDEDATRRITAWARERGVTLSSVLQGVWAVVLSALTGRDDIVFGTTTSGRPPEIPGVESMVGLFINTLPVRLTAPASRTLAEVVATAQAQHTELLPHQHLGLSRIQQDAGHGELFDTVLIFENYPLDPNALRDAVPGLTVTGIQGRDATHYPLSLLVLPGEKLTLRLDHAPDLVTAEEAAAICGRVLRLLASLPDTADLPLARLDLLSAQERAQLLRTYNDTARDYPTAPLREQLAWQARPATEDTPEERALQPFRAEVSAAGARVRGGSAPNPAPQTPAGPDAPGRVDGAGGQARPATEDRGAGGDAPALRCGDERLTYAELHARADRLAHELAARGAGPGTLVAIALPRSTDLIVSTLAVVKSGAAYLPLDPDYPADRIGYMLDDAGPVLVLTTTAVAEVLPAVTERPYLALDTAYAAELIAARPTGPVATPAPDPQDTAYTIYTSGSTGRPKGVVVPQGALINLVHDMAERFRIGAADRFLSVTTFGFDISNLEIFVPLLAGAELVLAERDTVRDPAALARLITDSDATVMQATPTLWHALVTEQPESLGALRVLIGGEAVGEPLADALRAASREVTNVYGPTETTIWSTAATLDGVRGGVPPIGRPIANTQVYVLDDALRPAPTGAIGELYIAGDGVARGYHGRPSLTATRFVPDPYGPAGSRMYRTGDVVRWGADGQIEYIGRADHQVKIRGFRIELGEVESALAAHADVAQATVLAREDRPGDTQLVAYTVAVEGRTADPAELRAHLGDSLPAHMVPALYVAMDALPLTANGKVDRKLLPAPDPALRTAGRAPRTPQEQLLCEAFAEVLGLPAAPGPEDSFFDLGGHSLLATRLVGRIRAALGADLPVRAVFESPTPAALAARLEGAGEARTAPAPRVRPTVLPLSPAQQRLWFLGQLEGENPAYNIPVAVRLTGELDTDALAAAVRDVVGRHEALRTRYPDTEGRPRQEVLDADAVRIDLPVTELREGAAQAAVETAARRGFDLATELPLRAELFTVSATEHILLLVVHHIAADGWSIGPLGSDLAKAYETRREGAAPAWAPLPVQYADYTLWQRDLLDAVAEEQLTYWREALAGLPEELELPTDHPRPAAPTYRGGTVEFRIDSELHAAVGKLARSSGASTFMVLQAALATLLSKLGGGSDIPLGTPVAGRTDPVLDDLVGLFVNTLVLRTDLSGDPTFRELLERVRSGDLAAYAHQDLPFEALVDALAPARSLSRHPLFQTMLTLHNTPDTAVRLPGTESEPLLITTGTAKADLAFELFERRTAQGTPGGIDAVLEYSGDLFGAGTAQSLADRLTYLLGVLVGAPDRRLGETDALLPAERRRIEDDWSATTVDDTYTGVVERIRAIAAVRPDDRAVQDERGSATYGELVGLGSALTRRLRAVGVGPDGRVAVLCEPGVPFVGGVLGVLGVGAAWVPLDLRAPVARTAALLDDSRADVLYIGPGQEDLAREILALAGATPTVVSFNGAQDPLDGLAPLAGEPDDLAYVIFTSGSTGRPKGAMVHRRGMVNHLLAKVQDLGMSASDVVVHNAPVTFDISVWQMLSPLVVGGRLVVVSRETAADPQELFGRIAQDGVTVLEVVPSLLRAAVDSWQGGLAQPGLAPLVWLMVTGEALPADLARQWLEIAPHIPLVNAYGPTECSDDVTHAVIGVGSELGVRAPIGRAVRNTRLYVLDSGLRPVVPGVPGELYVGGVGVGRGYLGDTRKTAVTFLADPYAPGPGARMYRTGDRVVQRLDGQLEFLERVDHQVKIRGHRIELGEVEAALRTVEGVTDAAAAVHDGRLIGYIVGRPEEVKASLAAVLPDYMVPSALVTLPALPLTANGKVDRKVLPAPDPAAIASTGPARLPRTDAERDLCAVFAAVLGLPEVSIDDNFFDLGGDSIRSIEVVARARRAGLRVTAADVFTYKSVAALAAAVGRAEAVPTVGTDDGVGVFAPTPVMLRMLEEGGPVDGFNQSVVLTTPPGLDLDRLTAALQTVLDHHDALRLRLSGEDPASWRLVTGAPGSVPAHPLLSRIDASHRAYEDEALLRHAVAAQSIAARDRLAPRRAVNVQAVWLDRGPTRPGRLVLMLHHLVVDGVSWRILLPDLLSAYERPATALDPVGTSFRHWSQLLHTEAAEGVRTIELPLWQTQFGADQPLLGSRPLDPARDTHATAAKLRLTLPAEHTAPLLDRGPGAFHAEINDLLLAALALAVEEWRPAARGTGTLVEVETHGREQLHPGVDLSRTVGWFTSTHPVLLRAAGLGAEQAVKEVREQLAALPAHGLGHGILRHLAHEPALAVNPQFGFNYLGRFTGVESYGGQWSAAPESREAFAPAADAMPLGHVVELDALVEDGPDGPELVANWTWASGLLDAEAAEALAHGWFRALRTLAVRAEELAESGTAAPQRPALLVEAFETVLPIRPGGTRAPLFFLHGGVGLSWPYLGLVEHLAQEFPVYGFQTSGIVAESPLPTSIAEMAQEYVRRILEIQSEGPYYLLGWSFGGLLAHAVATRLEVLGHRVAFLANLDSYPVPEPDGIPDDRALLAKILEYCGYDPELFQHREPQLSEVLDLFRRDANPLAGLDEEQLGRLLRIVRNHAVLSAEFTPDRFGGDVLFLSAAHGTDENSPTLAQWAPYIGGRISHHSIESDHDGMMRPEPQGAIGRIIAAHLSGIAEFTEDTA, encoded by the coding sequence GTGAGCGGGACGAAGAGAGATCCACAGAAGGCGGGTGCCCGGCGGACGGGCGGCGGCGGCCTCAGTGACGTACTGCCGCTGACACCGCTCCAGGAAGGCCTGCTCTTCCACGCCGTCTACGACCGGCAGCAGCTGGACGTGTACAGCGTGCAGCTCGTCCTCGACCTCGAAGGACCGCTCGACCGGGCGGCCCTCAAGGCCGCAGCCGCGGGGCTGCTGCACCGCCACGCCAACCTCCGCGCCGGCTTCCGCTACCGCAAGAACGGGCAGCCCGTACAGCTCGTCCCGCGCGAAATCCCCCTTCCCTGGCGGGAGTTCGAGGAGACCGGTGACCTCGAGGGGGCCACCGACCGCGACCGCGCCGAGCCCTTCGACGTCGGCCGCCCGCCGCTGATCCGCTTCACGCTGATCGGTACGGGCACGGACAGCCACCGTCTCCTCATCACCTGCCACCACATCCTGCTGGACGGCTGGTCGATGCCGATCCTGCTCCAGGAGCTGTTCGCCGCGTACGCGGCCGGGGGCGACGCCACCGGTCTGCCCGCGGTCACCACGTACAAGACGTATCTCTCCTGGCTGGCCGGCCAGGACCAGCAGGCCGCCGCCACCGCCTGGCAGCAGCTGCTGACCGGCCTGGAGGAGCCCACCCGGCTCGTCCCGGCGCCGCCCGGGCGCACCCCCGTCCTGCCCGAACGCCATGTCGCCCGGCTCGACGAGGACGCCACCCGCCGCATCACCGCCTGGGCGCGCGAGCGCGGAGTGACGCTCAGCAGCGTCCTCCAGGGCGTGTGGGCGGTCGTCCTCTCCGCGCTGACCGGCCGCGACGACATCGTCTTCGGCACCACGACGTCGGGCCGTCCGCCGGAGATTCCGGGCGTCGAGTCGATGGTCGGGCTGTTCATCAACACGCTTCCGGTACGGCTCACCGCCCCGGCGTCGCGCACCCTGGCCGAGGTCGTCGCCACCGCCCAGGCGCAGCACACCGAGCTGCTTCCCCACCAGCACCTGGGCCTGTCCCGCATCCAGCAGGACGCGGGGCACGGTGAACTCTTCGACACCGTACTGATCTTCGAGAACTACCCGCTCGACCCGAACGCCCTGCGCGACGCCGTCCCCGGCCTCACCGTCACCGGCATCCAGGGCCGCGACGCCACGCACTACCCGCTCTCGCTGCTCGTCCTGCCCGGAGAGAAACTGACGCTCCGCCTCGACCACGCGCCGGACCTGGTCACCGCGGAAGAGGCGGCGGCGATCTGTGGCCGGGTGCTGCGGCTGCTCGCGTCGCTGCCGGACACGGCGGATCTGCCGCTGGCCCGGCTGGACCTGCTCAGCGCACAGGAGCGGGCGCAGCTGCTGCGCACGTACAACGACACGGCACGCGACTACCCGACGGCCCCGCTGCGGGAGCAGTTGGCATGGCAAGCCCGTCCGGCGACTGAGGACACGCCCGAAGAGCGTGCGCTTCAGCCGTTCCGAGCCGAGGTTTCCGCCGCGGGTGCGCGCGTCCGTGGGGGCTCCGCCCCGAACCCCGCGCCTCAAACGCCGGCGGGGCCGGATGCGCCCGGCCGCGTCGACGGCGCAGGAGGTCAAGCCCGTCCGGCGACCGAGGACCGGGGGGCCGGGGGCGATGCGCCCGCACTCCGCTGCGGCGACGAGCGGCTGACCTACGCCGAACTGCACGCCCGCGCCGACCGCCTCGCCCACGAGCTCGCCGCCCGCGGCGCCGGCCCCGGCACGCTGGTCGCCATCGCCCTGCCGCGCTCGACCGACCTCATCGTGTCGACCCTCGCCGTCGTCAAGTCCGGCGCCGCCTATCTGCCGCTCGACCCCGACTACCCGGCCGACCGGATCGGCTACATGCTCGACGACGCCGGCCCGGTGCTCGTCCTCACCACCACCGCGGTCGCCGAGGTGCTTCCGGCCGTCACCGAGCGCCCGTACCTCGCACTCGACACGGCATACGCGGCGGAGCTGATCGCGGCCCGTCCCACCGGGCCGGTCGCCACCCCGGCGCCCGATCCGCAGGACACCGCGTACACGATCTACACCTCCGGTTCGACCGGCCGCCCCAAGGGCGTCGTCGTGCCGCAGGGCGCGCTGATCAACCTGGTCCACGACATGGCCGAGCGGTTCCGGATCGGCGCGGCGGACCGCTTCCTGTCCGTCACCACCTTCGGGTTCGACATCTCCAACCTGGAGATCTTCGTGCCGCTGCTGGCCGGCGCCGAACTGGTTCTGGCCGAGCGCGACACCGTACGCGACCCCGCCGCCCTCGCCCGGCTCATCACCGACAGCGACGCCACCGTCATGCAGGCCACGCCGACCCTGTGGCACGCCCTGGTCACCGAGCAGCCCGAAAGCCTCGGCGCACTGCGGGTGCTCATCGGCGGCGAGGCCGTCGGCGAGCCGCTCGCCGACGCGCTGCGGGCAGCGAGCCGCGAGGTCACCAATGTGTACGGGCCGACCGAGACGACCATCTGGTCGACGGCCGCGACCCTCGACGGCGTACGCGGCGGAGTGCCGCCCATCGGCCGCCCCATCGCCAACACCCAGGTGTACGTCCTCGACGACGCCCTGCGCCCCGCCCCGACCGGCGCGATCGGCGAGCTGTACATCGCGGGCGACGGCGTGGCCCGCGGCTACCACGGCCGTCCCTCGCTCACCGCGACCCGCTTCGTGCCCGACCCGTACGGCCCGGCCGGCAGCCGCATGTACCGCACCGGAGACGTCGTGCGGTGGGGCGCTGACGGCCAGATCGAGTACATCGGCCGCGCCGACCACCAGGTGAAGATCCGCGGTTTCCGGATCGAGCTCGGCGAGGTCGAGTCCGCGCTGGCCGCGCATGCCGATGTCGCGCAGGCGACCGTGCTGGCTCGCGAGGACCGGCCGGGCGACACCCAGTTGGTGGCCTACACGGTCGCCGTGGAAGGGCGTACGGCCGACCCGGCGGAGCTGCGGGCGCACCTCGGCGACAGCCTGCCCGCACACATGGTGCCCGCCCTGTACGTCGCCATGGACGCACTGCCCCTCACCGCCAACGGCAAGGTCGACCGCAAGCTGCTGCCCGCGCCCGACCCCGCCCTGCGCACGGCCGGACGCGCCCCGCGCACCCCGCAGGAGCAGTTGCTGTGCGAGGCGTTCGCCGAGGTGCTGGGCCTCCCGGCCGCCCCCGGCCCGGAGGACTCCTTCTTCGACCTCGGCGGGCACTCGCTGCTCGCCACCCGTCTGGTCGGCCGGATCAGGGCCGCGCTCGGCGCCGACCTGCCTGTCCGTGCGGTCTTCGAGTCCCCGACCCCGGCGGCCCTTGCGGCCCGTCTGGAGGGGGCGGGCGAGGCCCGGACCGCCCCGGCTCCTCGCGTACGGCCCACGGTGCTGCCGCTCTCGCCCGCACAGCAACGCCTGTGGTTCCTCGGTCAGTTGGAGGGTGAGAACCCGGCGTACAACATCCCCGTCGCCGTCCGGCTGACGGGAGAACTGGACACGGACGCGCTGGCGGCGGCGGTGCGGGACGTCGTCGGGCGGCACGAGGCGCTGCGCACCCGCTACCCGGACACGGAGGGCCGGCCGCGGCAGGAAGTGCTGGACGCCGACGCCGTACGGATCGACCTGCCGGTGACCGAGCTGAGGGAGGGCGCGGCGCAGGCCGCGGTGGAGACCGCGGCCCGCCGGGGCTTCGACCTGGCGACCGAACTGCCGCTGCGGGCCGAGCTGTTCACGGTTTCGGCGACGGAGCACATCCTGCTGCTGGTCGTGCACCACATCGCCGCGGACGGCTGGTCGATCGGCCCGCTGGGCAGCGATCTGGCGAAGGCGTACGAGACACGCCGCGAAGGCGCGGCACCCGCCTGGGCCCCGCTGCCCGTCCAGTACGCCGACTACACGCTCTGGCAGCGTGACCTGCTGGACGCGGTCGCCGAGGAGCAGCTGACGTACTGGCGCGAGGCGCTGGCCGGGCTGCCCGAGGAGCTGGAGCTGCCGACCGACCACCCGCGGCCCGCGGCCCCCACCTACCGGGGCGGCACCGTCGAGTTCCGTATCGACAGCGAACTGCACGCGGCAGTGGGGAAGCTGGCGCGGTCGTCGGGGGCCAGCACCTTCATGGTGCTCCAGGCGGCGCTCGCCACCCTGCTCTCCAAGCTGGGCGGCGGCAGCGACATCCCGCTCGGCACGCCCGTCGCGGGCCGTACGGACCCGGTGCTCGACGACCTCGTCGGCCTGTTCGTGAACACGCTCGTCCTGCGCACCGACCTGTCCGGCGACCCGACCTTCCGCGAACTGCTCGAGCGGGTGCGGTCGGGCGACCTGGCGGCGTACGCACACCAGGACCTGCCGTTCGAGGCGCTCGTCGACGCCCTCGCGCCGGCCCGCTCTCTCTCCCGCCACCCGCTGTTCCAGACGATGCTCACCCTGCACAACACGCCGGACACGGCGGTGCGGCTGCCCGGCACCGAGTCCGAGCCGCTGCTGATCACCACGGGGACGGCCAAGGCGGATCTCGCCTTCGAGCTCTTCGAGCGGCGTACGGCCCAGGGCACACCGGGCGGGATCGACGCCGTACTCGAGTACAGCGGCGACCTCTTCGGCGCCGGGACCGCGCAGTCCCTCGCCGACCGGCTGACGTATCTGCTGGGCGTACTGGTCGGCGCCCCGGACCGGCGGCTCGGCGAGACCGACGCGCTGCTCCCCGCCGAGCGTCGCCGGATCGAGGACGACTGGTCGGCGACCACCGTCGACGACACGTACACCGGTGTGGTCGAGCGGATCAGGGCGATTGCCGCCGTGCGCCCGGACGACCGCGCCGTTCAGGATGAGCGTGGTTCGGCGACGTACGGCGAGCTGGTGGGTCTGGGGTCGGCGTTGACGCGTCGGTTGAGGGCTGTGGGTGTGGGTCCTGATGGTCGGGTGGCGGTGCTCTGTGAGCCGGGTGTGCCGTTTGTGGGTGGTGTGCTGGGTGTTCTGGGTGTGGGGGCTGCGTGGGTGCCGCTGGATCTGCGGGCCCCGGTGGCCCGTACGGCCGCGCTGCTCGACGACAGCCGCGCCGACGTTCTGTACATCGGCCCCGGCCAGGAGGACCTCGCCCGGGAGATCCTCGCTCTGGCCGGTGCGACGCCGACCGTCGTCTCCTTCAACGGCGCGCAGGACCCGCTGGACGGACTCGCCCCGCTCGCCGGAGAGCCCGACGACCTGGCGTATGTGATCTTCACGTCGGGTTCGACGGGCAGGCCGAAGGGGGCGATGGTGCACCGGCGGGGGATGGTCAATCATCTTCTGGCCAAGGTGCAGGACCTGGGTATGTCGGCGTCGGACGTGGTGGTGCACAACGCGCCTGTCACCTTTGACATTTCGGTGTGGCAGATGTTGTCGCCGCTGGTGGTGGGCGGCCGGCTGGTCGTCGTCTCCCGCGAGACCGCGGCCGACCCGCAGGAGCTGTTCGGCCGGATCGCACAGGACGGCGTCACGGTCCTGGAGGTCGTCCCCTCCCTGCTGCGCGCGGCCGTCGACTCCTGGCAGGGCGGTCTCGCGCAGCCCGGACTCGCCCCGCTCGTCTGGCTGATGGTCACGGGCGAGGCCCTCCCCGCCGATCTGGCCCGCCAGTGGCTGGAGATCGCCCCGCACATTCCGTTGGTCAATGCGTACGGTCCTACGGAGTGTTCGGACGATGTGACGCATGCGGTTATCGGTGTGGGCAGTGAGCTGGGTGTGCGGGCTCCGATCGGTCGTGCGGTGCGCAACACCCGGCTGTACGTTCTCGATTCGGGACTGCGTCCGGTGGTGCCCGGGGTTCCGGGTGAGCTGTATGTGGGCGGGGTGGGGGTCGGTCGCGGCTATCTGGGCGACACCCGTAAGACGGCGGTCACGTTCCTCGCTGATCCGTACGCTCCCGGGCCCGGTGCCCGGATGTACCGGACCGGTGACCGGGTGGTGCAGCGCCTGGACGGGCAGTTGGAGTTCTTGGAGCGGGTCGATCATCAGGTCAAGATCCGCGGTCACCGTATCGAGCTCGGTGAGGTCGAGGCCGCGCTGCGTACGGTCGAGGGTGTCACCGATGCCGCCGCTGCCGTGCACGACGGCCGGCTCATCGGCTACATCGTGGGCAGGCCGGAGGAGGTCAAGGCAAGTCTGGCGGCCGTGCTGCCCGACTACATGGTGCCCAGTGCTCTCGTCACCCTGCCCGCGCTCCCCCTGACCGCCAACGGCAAGGTGGACCGCAAAGTCCTCCCCGCCCCCGACCCCGCGGCCATCGCCTCCACCGGCCCGGCCCGCCTGCCCCGTACGGACGCCGAACGCGACCTGTGCGCGGTGTTCGCAGCGGTTCTCGGTCTGCCCGAGGTCTCCATCGACGACAACTTCTTCGACCTCGGCGGCGACAGCATCCGCTCCATCGAGGTGGTCGCCCGCGCCCGCCGGGCCGGTCTGCGCGTCACCGCGGCCGATGTCTTCACCTACAAGTCGGTCGCCGCCCTGGCCGCGGCCGTCGGCCGGGCGGAAGCCGTCCCGACCGTCGGCACGGACGACGGTGTCGGCGTCTTCGCCCCCACCCCCGTCATGCTGCGCATGCTGGAGGAGGGCGGCCCGGTCGACGGCTTCAACCAGTCCGTCGTCCTCACCACCCCGCCCGGCCTCGACCTCGACCGCCTGACCGCCGCACTCCAGACGGTCCTCGACCACCACGACGCCCTGCGCCTGCGCCTGTCCGGCGAAGACCCGGCGTCCTGGCGGCTGGTGACCGGCGCCCCCGGCTCCGTACCGGCGCATCCGCTGCTGAGCCGCATCGACGCCTCGCACCGGGCGTACGAGGACGAGGCGCTGCTGCGGCACGCCGTGGCCGCCCAGTCGATCGCCGCCCGCGACCGGCTCGCCCCCCGCCGGGCGGTCAACGTCCAGGCGGTCTGGCTCGACCGCGGCCCCACCCGGCCCGGACGGCTGGTGCTGATGCTGCACCACCTGGTGGTGGACGGAGTCTCCTGGCGCATCCTGCTGCCGGACCTGCTCAGCGCGTACGAGAGGCCGGCCACGGCGCTCGACCCGGTCGGCACGTCCTTCCGGCACTGGTCGCAGCTGCTGCACACCGAGGCCGCCGAGGGAGTCCGAACCATCGAACTCCCGCTCTGGCAGACCCAGTTCGGTGCCGACCAGCCGCTGCTCGGCAGCCGTCCGCTCGATCCGGCGCGCGACACCCACGCCACCGCCGCCAAGCTGCGGCTGACCCTCCCCGCCGAGCACACCGCCCCGCTGCTCGACCGCGGTCCCGGCGCCTTCCACGCAGAGATCAACGACCTCCTGCTGGCCGCGCTCGCGCTCGCCGTCGAGGAGTGGCGCCCGGCCGCCCGGGGGACCGGCACGCTCGTCGAGGTCGAGACCCACGGCCGCGAACAGCTCCACCCGGGCGTCGATCTGTCCCGGACGGTCGGCTGGTTCACCAGCACCCACCCGGTGCTGCTGCGGGCCGCCGGACTTGGTGCGGAACAGGCGGTCAAGGAGGTACGCGAACAGCTCGCCGCCCTCCCCGCGCACGGCCTGGGCCACGGCATCCTGCGCCACCTCGCCCATGAGCCGGCGCTTGCCGTCAACCCGCAGTTCGGCTTCAACTACCTCGGCCGCTTCACCGGGGTGGAGTCGTACGGCGGGCAGTGGTCGGCCGCCCCCGAGTCCCGGGAGGCTTTCGCGCCGGCCGCCGACGCCATGCCGCTGGGGCATGTCGTGGAGCTGGACGCCCTCGTGGAGGACGGCCCGGACGGTCCCGAGCTGGTCGCCAACTGGACGTGGGCGAGCGGGCTGCTGGACGCCGAGGCCGCCGAGGCGCTCGCCCACGGCTGGTTCCGCGCCCTGCGGACGCTGGCCGTACGGGCGGAGGAGCTCGCCGAGTCCGGGACCGCCGCGCCGCAGCGGCCCGCCCTCCTGGTGGAGGCATTCGAGACGGTGCTGCCCATACGGCCCGGGGGCACACGGGCGCCGCTGTTCTTCCTGCACGGCGGCGTCGGACTGAGCTGGCCGTACCTCGGTCTCGTCGAGCATCTCGCCCAGGAATTCCCGGTCTACGGATTCCAGACGTCCGGAATTGTCGCGGAATCACCTCTTCCGACGTCCATTGCGGAAATGGCCCAGGAATACGTACGGAGAATTCTGGAAATCCAGTCCGAGGGGCCTTACTATCTTCTTGGCTGGTCGTTCGGCGGACTTCTCGCCCACGCCGTGGCCACTCGCCTCGAAGTGCTCGGCCACCGGGTCGCCTTCCTCGCGAACCTCGACAGCTACCCCGTACCGGAGCCCGACGGCATCCCGGACGACCGGGCGCTGCTCGCGAAAATCCTGGAGTACTGCGGGTACGATCCCGAGCTCTTCCAGCACCGCGAGCCGCAACTCTCCGAGGTCCTGGACCTGTTCAGGCGGGATGCCAACCCGTTGGCCGGCCTCGACGAGGAGCAGCTGGGCCGGCTGCTGCGGATCGTGCGCAACCACGCCGTCCTCAGCGCCGAGTTCACTCCCGACCGTTTCGGTGGGGACGTTCTCTTCCTCTCCGCCGCGCACGGAACCGACGAGAACTCCCCGACCCTCGCGCAATGGGCCCCCTACATCGGTGGCCGCATTTCCCACCACAGCATTGAATCCGACCACGACGGAATGATGCGCCCCGAACCGCAGGGGGCGATCGGACGCATCATCGCCGCGCACCTTTCAGGCATCGCAGAATTCACGGAGGACACAGCATGA
- a CDS encoding beta-ketoacyl synthase: protein MTTEQRRVVLTGCGVLSSIGTGVAEFTASLKAGRVGTSDITVFDTAGFPGTRGHQVHGFDAAARLRTVRPEEIGRASQFSAAAARMALEDAGLTEERLRERRGTIVIGTTDGEVGELDLLTESALAIGLSAFTGRAMSRTATGSLALNIARELGLSDVETSTVATACAAGNYAIGSGFDAVRSGEAEWALVGGADALNRKTFAGFSRLGLIAPDECRPFDSERKGLLTGEGAGLLLLETEESALARGAHIYAEVLGYGLNCDAAHPTAPEEDSVARCIRLALQNASVKPEEVDLISAHGTGTPTNDTTEIAAIRQVFGDEVPRTVGLKAMIGHTMGAASALGAIASALAIRHGFIPPTANHRTTDPTCDVDVVPNESIAADVRIVQNNGLAFGGNNAVVLLGRHQNPRGEYAR, encoded by the coding sequence GTGACCACAGAGCAACGCCGGGTCGTACTCACCGGCTGCGGGGTGCTGTCCAGCATCGGCACCGGCGTCGCGGAGTTCACCGCGTCCCTGAAGGCCGGCCGGGTCGGCACCTCCGACATCACCGTCTTCGACACCGCCGGGTTCCCCGGCACCCGAGGCCACCAGGTCCACGGCTTCGACGCGGCCGCCCGGCTGCGTACCGTACGGCCCGAAGAGATTGGGCGGGCCTCGCAGTTCTCGGCCGCGGCCGCCCGGATGGCGCTCGAGGACGCCGGACTGACCGAGGAACGGCTGCGCGAGCGGCGCGGCACCATCGTCATCGGTACCACCGACGGCGAGGTCGGCGAGCTCGACCTGCTCACCGAGTCGGCGCTCGCCATCGGGCTCAGCGCCTTCACAGGCCGTGCGATGTCGCGGACCGCCACCGGCAGCCTCGCGCTGAACATCGCCCGCGAACTGGGCCTGTCCGACGTCGAGACCAGCACCGTCGCCACCGCCTGCGCCGCCGGCAACTACGCCATCGGCAGCGGCTTCGACGCGGTGCGCAGCGGCGAGGCCGAGTGGGCGCTCGTCGGCGGCGCGGACGCGCTGAACCGCAAGACCTTCGCCGGTTTCTCGCGGCTCGGCCTGATCGCCCCGGACGAGTGCCGCCCCTTCGACTCCGAGCGCAAGGGCCTGCTCACCGGAGAGGGTGCGGGCCTGCTGCTCCTGGAGACCGAGGAGTCGGCCCTCGCCCGCGGCGCACACATCTACGCCGAAGTGCTCGGCTACGGCCTCAACTGCGACGCCGCGCACCCCACCGCACCCGAGGAGGACAGCGTCGCCCGCTGCATCCGCCTCGCCCTGCAGAACGCCTCCGTCAAGCCCGAAGAGGTCGACCTGATCTCCGCGCACGGCACCGGCACACCGACGAACGACACCACCGAGATCGCCGCGATCCGCCAGGTGTTCGGGGACGAGGTGCCGCGCACCGTCGGCCTCAAGGCAATGATCGGACACACCATGGGCGCGGCGAGCGCGCTGGGCGCCATCGCCTCGGCGCTCGCGATCCGGCACGGCTTCATCCCGCCGACGGCCAACCACCGCACCACCGACCCGACGTGTGACGTGGATGTGGTGCCCAACGAGTCGATCGCCGCGGATGTGCGGATCGTGCAGAACAACGGCCTCGCGTTCGGCGGCAACAACGCCGTCGTGCTGCTCGGCCGCCACCAGAACCCCCGAGGGGAGTACGCCCGATGA
- a CDS encoding acyl carrier protein, with protein MTVNAPADVAAVRAIIIDVLELEDEELTATSLFIEDHGADSLGAIEILSRIESELGVVIPQEDLVKLVHLEAVLEVLTTAEGRQP; from the coding sequence ATGACTGTCAATGCTCCTGCCGACGTGGCGGCCGTCCGGGCCATCATCATCGACGTCCTCGAGCTGGAGGACGAAGAGCTCACCGCCACCAGCCTGTTCATCGAGGATCACGGCGCGGACTCGCTCGGCGCCATCGAGATCCTCTCCCGCATCGAGAGCGAGCTCGGCGTGGTCATCCCGCAGGAGGACCTGGTCAAGCTGGTCCATCTGGAGGCCGTGCTCGAGGTGCTCACCACAGCCGAGGGGCGGCAGCCGTGA
- a CDS encoding MbtH family protein, with translation MKNNPFDDENGTFLVLVNDEGQHCVWPEFAAVPDGWTTVLPAGSREAALDHIERTWTDMRPTSLIRNAA, from the coding sequence ATGAAGAACAACCCGTTCGACGACGAGAACGGCACTTTCCTGGTCCTGGTCAACGACGAGGGACAGCACTGTGTCTGGCCCGAGTTCGCCGCCGTGCCCGACGGCTGGACCACCGTGCTCCCGGCCGGCAGCCGCGAGGCCGCCCTGGACCACATCGAGCGCACCTGGACGGACATGCGCCCCACGTCGCTGATCCGGAACGCCGCCTGA